One window of the Macrobrachium nipponense isolate FS-2020 chromosome 22, ASM1510439v2, whole genome shotgun sequence genome contains the following:
- the LOC135198662 gene encoding protein HGH1 homolog isoform X2, translating into MRTLINLSAEDSGASALLELKDVDITAEVIKCIQDKEYPHADYACGVLANLSKPKQCCQKVFESLDRGPVKLEGLVYILCQMNYNTKGAKLHLLAPCITNFSQLADGRRQMMDRNSLMIQRLIPFMEYKESKGRRFSIIAAIHNCCFEKENHSWLMGEDIDIVPRLVLPLAGPDVYTVEENDSLPVDLQYLGDDKEREPDPEIRKLLLEALMQMCITRNGREKMRSQNIYLILKEHHTWETDRRCIMLNEDLVNLIIRTEEEIGVEDLSTVEVSSDLSRKFLESDREYLAGDLSDIKEITEDVAKD; encoded by the exons ATGAGAACTCTCATTAATTTGTCAGCTGAGGATTCCGGTGCATCTGCTCTTTTAGAATTGAAAGATGTTGATATTACAGCAGAAGTGATTAAG TGCATACAGGATAAGGAGTATCCTCATGCAGACTACGCTTGTGGAGTTCTCGCAAATCTTTCTAAACCCAAACAGTGTTGCCAGAAGGTGTTTGAGAGTCTTGACAGAGGGCCAGTCAAGTTGGAAGGCCTTGTTTACATCTTGTGCCAGATGAACTACAATACCAAAGGGGCCAAGCTCCACCTGTTAGCTCCATGCATCACAAATTTCTCTCAACTAGCAGATGGGAGAAG GCAGATGATGGACAGAAATTCGCTAATGATACAGAGGCTTATTCCATTCATGGAGTACAAAGAATCCAAAGGCAGGCGGTTCTCAATCATCGCAGCGATACACAACTGCTGTTTTGAAAAAG agAATCACTCATGGCTTATGGGTGAGGATATTGATATTGTACCTAGACTAGTCTTACCTCTCGCTGGACCAGATGTATATACCGTTGAGGAGAATGATTCCCTACCTGTGGACTTACAATACCTTGGTGATGACAAGGAGAGAGAACCTGACCCGGAAATCCGCAAGTTGCTTCTGGAAGCTTTAATGCAG ATGTGTATTACTCGTAATGGTAGAGAAAAGATGAGATCGCAAAATATCTACCTGATTCTGAAAGAACACCATACGTGGGAGACAGATCGCCGATGTATTATGCTAAATGAAGACCTTGTGAACTTAATCATCAG GACAGAAGAAGAGATTGGGGTGGAAGACTTGTCAACTGTTGAGGTGTCTTCAGATCTGTCAAGAAAATTTTTGGAATCTGACAGAGAATATCTagcaggagacttgtcagacatCAAGGAAATAACTGAAGATGTAGCAAAGGATTAG
- the LOC135198662 gene encoding protein HGH1 homolog isoform X1 encodes MAHLEELLQFLSPSARFDVKSAACMTVAQLTGTSEGLQLLSLRPDILTAVIGLIRDPEIYTAKDAMRTLINLSAEDSGASALLELKDVDITAEVIKCIQDKEYPHADYACGVLANLSKPKQCCQKVFESLDRGPVKLEGLVYILCQMNYNTKGAKLHLLAPCITNFSQLADGRRQMMDRNSLMIQRLIPFMEYKESKGRRFSIIAAIHNCCFEKENHSWLMGEDIDIVPRLVLPLAGPDVYTVEENDSLPVDLQYLGDDKEREPDPEIRKLLLEALMQMCITRNGREKMRSQNIYLILKEHHTWETDRRCIMLNEDLVNLIIRTEEEIGVEDLSTVEVSSDLSRKFLESDREYLAGDLSDIKEITEDVAKD; translated from the exons ATGGCCCACCTGGAAGAATTACTTCAGTTTTTGTCCCCAAGTGCACGTTTTGATGTCAAGAGCGCAGCTTGCATGACAGTAGCAC AACTTACTGGAACATCAGAGGGTCTTCAGCTTCTTTCTTTGCGTCCTGATATTTTGACTGCGGTTATTGGCCTTATAAGAGACCCTGAAATATACACAGCCAAAGATGCTATGAGAACTCTCATTAATTTGTCAGCTGAGGATTCCGGTGCATCTGCTCTTTTAGAATTGAAAGATGTTGATATTACAGCAGAAGTGATTAAG TGCATACAGGATAAGGAGTATCCTCATGCAGACTACGCTTGTGGAGTTCTCGCAAATCTTTCTAAACCCAAACAGTGTTGCCAGAAGGTGTTTGAGAGTCTTGACAGAGGGCCAGTCAAGTTGGAAGGCCTTGTTTACATCTTGTGCCAGATGAACTACAATACCAAAGGGGCCAAGCTCCACCTGTTAGCTCCATGCATCACAAATTTCTCTCAACTAGCAGATGGGAGAAG GCAGATGATGGACAGAAATTCGCTAATGATACAGAGGCTTATTCCATTCATGGAGTACAAAGAATCCAAAGGCAGGCGGTTCTCAATCATCGCAGCGATACACAACTGCTGTTTTGAAAAAG agAATCACTCATGGCTTATGGGTGAGGATATTGATATTGTACCTAGACTAGTCTTACCTCTCGCTGGACCAGATGTATATACCGTTGAGGAGAATGATTCCCTACCTGTGGACTTACAATACCTTGGTGATGACAAGGAGAGAGAACCTGACCCGGAAATCCGCAAGTTGCTTCTGGAAGCTTTAATGCAG ATGTGTATTACTCGTAATGGTAGAGAAAAGATGAGATCGCAAAATATCTACCTGATTCTGAAAGAACACCATACGTGGGAGACAGATCGCCGATGTATTATGCTAAATGAAGACCTTGTGAACTTAATCATCAG GACAGAAGAAGAGATTGGGGTGGAAGACTTGTCAACTGTTGAGGTGTCTTCAGATCTGTCAAGAAAATTTTTGGAATCTGACAGAGAATATCTagcaggagacttgtcagacatCAAGGAAATAACTGAAGATGTAGCAAAGGATTAG